DNA sequence from the Vicia villosa cultivar HV-30 ecotype Madison, WI linkage group LG3, Vvil1.0, whole genome shotgun sequence genome:
CACGATTTTCAATGTCGTCTTATTTGATTTTTAAGGTGACATTTAAAGACATATATAATTAAGATATCATTTTTCCTACAATATTTTTTTATGGGTTAAATATAAAAAACCCTTATGTAATAGGCGAAATTCGCTTTTTTctcctgtaatttttttttcaaacaccCCGTTGtaatataaaaatactatgtcTTTTGTCTCCTATGTGTAAAGTTTATcctcttgtaatatttttttgtttgatttcccCCTTAGATTTGGTGTTTGAATTGCACGCTTAAGGAGTtaatccaaacaaaaaaaatattacagaagaaaataaaagaaaaatattactaGGGTGTAAAGCGAATTTTGTCTATATTACAGGGGTGAAAAGTAATATTAAAGAGTATTTTAGTAATTCTCAAAAGTTttgagaataatttttttaaaaaataatactaaaatttaaattatgaaaaaatataattaattattaaaaaattgtagGGAAGAGAGTAGGGGTGCCGGATAAAAAAAGTTAAGAAAATGTATTTACATAAGCGCTTAGTTAAAAAGTGTAAAAGAATGAATGATGAGAAGAAGTTGATGGTACTATATTCTTCCATTACAAATATCCAATGTGCTTATTCTGTAAAAGTGGTCAGTTTTCATTTTAACCTATGGCTTTCAACATTTTCTCTTGTCACATCTTATCTTCTAAGCTGTCTACAAATAAATATCACATGCCTTGCTATTAAATTCGATCAATACATGTTTTTTTGAAAGCTCAATCTCTCTCTAAAATGTCCAATTAACCAATTTTTCATctgaattataaattatttaaaatttcataggTCAGATATTTACTGGACGCAATTGTTGAGATTAAATACATTGTTTATTCAATGAatctttagaattttttttttaaagaaagatcaGAGATAGTATTATTTATTGAGTTTATCAAATCACACATAGGCATAGCACATGAAATGGAGCATGATGTTGGGGTTAACAAATTGCAGCAGCTTCATCTTGGTGCATCCAATTCTGTAACATCTGAACAAATGTCCCCTCTCTTAACCAATCAAAGAGAGGCTTctcaagatgtacaacatgtgagttttattcaacttttttttcaataatcacTTCTTATATTAACATTGTTCTTAGTTTCAATTTCCTTTCATCAGATGAAGTGAGATTCAAACcattttctattgaatttaattcTTATGCACCGCCAGCGTAAagattttttacactgtcaatcgaTTTAATCGTAACTTCTTCTAAAGTTACACATATAATTGATTATGATTTTTTGTTTCCTTATGGTAATCGATGCAATTGTGTCTGTTGTGAACTATTTGCAGGAAAGTAATAAAGAATTGCCAAAGTTATTGGATTATGCTTCATATCTTATTCATTTAGCTGTTTTTGGTATTCTTGGGGTAATTTGCTATCTTCTCAACTTCAACTTTTAATAATAGAATAATTGAACGTAACTACATATGTCTGTGTCAGACACCTGACACGGCGCCATGGCCGCTATGACAGATAAGATGGTTTTTGGGCTCGCTGCAATAGTAAATATCAGCCGATATTGCAATTTTTTCTGTCACATTCTATTATAACAGCGTTGCAAAGTGGCCGTTATGACGAAAATTTGGCTCTTCGTCATGAACTGCCATCCGCCATCGACAACACTGATGTATGCTAAAGATCTATCAATAGTCTTGACTCTTGAGCATGATACTAactcattattttttgttttgttttgctgttATGATGATTCAGGTATTAACAAGATATACATTGGACAAGTTGTTTGGCCCTAGTGTTGGTCATGTGACTAGTGACCGAACGATTCTTTATCTCGACCTTCCTTCTAATATGGTCTCTACTTTGTTCCCTTCTCACTCTTTTGCGTGATATGAATCCGTTTGGATTGACTTATTTGAATTTATCTGTATTTAAGAAGTTTCATCGTCTAACTTTTCCTTAAGCGCCAACGTCTTTTTAATGAATATGTTCGAATATGTTTGAATATGTTTCTAGGTTGGTTCTTTTCTGATGGGTTGGTTCGGTGTTGTATTCAAACAAGACATATCAAACGTGTCCGAGTATCTGGCTGTTGCACTCACAACCGGTTACTTAGGGAGTCTAACGACATTCAGCGGCTGGAATCAGAAAATGCTCGAACTAAGTGTCACCGGAAATTGGCTCTTTGTTGTTCTTGGCTATCTAATAGGTAACCATAAAATGTAAAACTTGATAAGTATGTTTTTCGCATTCAAAACTCGATAAGTATCTAATTGGAATTCTTTAGGTCTTTTTCTTGTTGCGTTTTCAATCATATTCGGGATAGAAACAGCTAAGGGCTTCAAGTGGCTTCTCAGAAAACCAAACATGAGTTCAAGAACTGAAACTAGTAGAGACGAAATCAAAGTAAAGGCGGAAAGTTTCAAGAATCAGTTGGTGGTTATGTTGGTGTTACTGCTGGTTTTAGGCTTGTTATGGTGTGTTAGTGGTGTGTTGATGATTTCTGAGTTCAAGAATGGTGAAACTTCTTTTCTGTGGATTGCTTGCATAGTTGGGCCACTTGGTGTGTGGATTAGGTGGCTTTTAGCACCATTGAATAGACATGGATTAGGATCAACAGGTTTGTTGAATTGGATTCCATTTGGAACTCTGATTGCAAATGTCTCTGCTGCTTGTATCATGGCCGCACTCGCTACAACAAAGATATATGTAAGTTTCTATAATATCTTTCATCAAGGGCCGTCTTATGTTTTTGAAGATTCTGTGTAGGTTAGTTACAGTTTAACCGTCTATTTTTTCACAGTTTAacaatgacaaatattttgaggCCCTATTTAGACACACTTTAACCGTGACAAATTTTAGGCCCTGTGCGGTAGCTTATCTTGCACgtcctcaaagacggccctgatCAACTACTTTATCGATCTTAGGCTCATGTTTGTATGCACTTGCATAGCTATAAGCTTGTTTTCAAAGAATCAAAACAAGTTTTGTGATCGGTTATATCTCACTTGTTTGATGCAGGTGAACTCTAGAGATTGTGATACTATCATAAAAGGCATACAATTTGGTCTGTTAGGTTGTTTGAGTACTGTCTCTACCTTTGTTGCTGAGTTCCATGAAATGAGAGAAAGCATACACCCTTGGAGAGCATATGTTTATACTATAATCACAATATGTTCCTCATTCTTTTTAGGAATCTTAATATTCTGTATACCTATTTGGCGAATAGATAACGGTTTGCGCAATTTCGAGAACTAGAATAATCTATTTACTCGAAGAATTGTGTAATTTCGAGAACTGAATTATAGCGGAATTTGAACAAACGTCTATTGTTTTGCAATCCAAAACAAAGTAAACTCGCAAtgtacattttttatttatttgtcatGTATGATACAAATATGATAGATACTATAGGGtggtaaattaaatattatagatATGCAATTTGTTTATGTTCGACGCGAGGAACGATACTTGTAGGAAGCATAAACATCGAGTGCGACAACAAGAATTGTTGCACCGGTGTATATTAACTTTTGTCTATTTTCTTCATTGAACCTCTTTGCGAGGAACGATTCAGGAAAGCTCTTTTCATTACTCTTTTTCTCGTCATCGTCATTATCATCGCGGAATTTATCATTGATCATTTCCTTTCCTTTCTCTATGAATGTTTTCTTAGGATCTTGATGATGAGAAGTGTTTTGTTGAGGAACTTTACTTGGAATATTTGGCATTATGATGGTGACAGTTTTTCCATCAAACTTACCTATAATATTGCCAATGTCACAATGTGATGGAACTTGATGCTTTTCATTGAAACGTATCATTTTATTTGATCCAATTGATCTCTCACCAAAAACTCTCACCCTTCCAAAATCATACTCAACTTTAGCACCAATATCTCCTGTTGCAAAACCTGTCAAATGCATTCAATAAGCAAATACATGAGGGCGGGACGGAACCGGCCCGCGGACATTGtatttaaaatctaaaattaCAGAAAAAAATTACGTTAATGTTTGTGCCCacaaaaatctgtaacaaaacAAGGCGAAGCAGAATAGACATATTGGAGAGTGTGAATCTAAAATCTTAATCTGTCTTATGAAAAAACGCGgacaaaacaaatattttcaacTGACTGGCCCCGATTGGCAACCTCTACTAGAAATATTGTCAACACTAAACATgaacatattttttaaataagattCGAAATTTAGTGTTAACAAAGCTAGTTTATTCTACATCCTAATagatttaaaaattgttttaaaagatTTAAACATAAAATGAATAAATTGTGCAATACCATCAGGAATGTGAACAATGAAAAGGTGTGATTCTTGAGTATCCATTGATTCAATTTTTGGATGCAAAGTTGACTCCATTTCTAATTTTTGCTCTTGTTTGCTTTAAAGTTTCAAAGAACTATGATAATGATAAAATGAAACTTGAGGAAATTAGTTtcaatgaaatgatgttttgttTTCTTAGAAATGAAAGCAatctaaaaaaattgtttttaggtGATATAGCTTCATGAATTTCCTTGAGTCATATGTGAGGTATAACTTGTTCAATGGAAGTTCTTTGTTTGGATCATACATTTTAAATTTCCATCAAGAGGTAAGGCAAaaagccatatatatatatatatatatatatatatatatatatatatatatatatatatatatatatatatatatatatatatatatatatggaaggtATTTTAAATTTCAAGCTAGAGATTCTTTCTTTTCATATTCCTAACAATTTTTAAAGTAGAAAAATTAGAATGTGTAAAGTAAGGAAAAAGAATAtgtaatttctaaaaaaaatcattgaaaaacaagagaacaaAGATTCATCTATCtcaaccaaacaaaacaaaaattatattatattcaacataaaaaaagtaagaaaaagtaaaatgaaacaaacaaataaaaatataaatgaaaaaatgtcaaatcaaaataaatcaaatctaTAAAGGAAAAGCTAACTAATATCTAAAATCTCAATTATAATTGTTGCGATTATTGTAGATGGCGCCAAAGACATAGATTTGTGTTTTTCTCTCTCTACCAATTATTTTCTCTCAtcctattattttaatttttttatcatgtaaAATTTACAATTATAAACTAAAAATGTAAGTACGGTGCCTTTGAGGCCATCAAGGCACCAAAGTCGTGCCCTATTACAATTAGGTGCAGATGTCACCATTATTATTCATGTTACCATTTCTATGTGTTACTGAAAAGAATAAACAAAACTAAGATTTCTTCGAGCTGAAAGAACAAACCAAATCTCGTTTGACAAATTTTAAAAGTAGAGATGACACTACGTTAGGTCATACCCGACCTTAGAAGGTCTGAGTCTAACTTACGAAAAAAATTTGGGCTTCAATCTATCTTACGGTAtattaaaaactttattttttaaagtctaacatgaaagtctattttttttttttgataattaaaGAAGGTATATTTAAAAAGCACAGGGGTTAAATGACCTTATAGGCAGACCTATTTACCCTATTCCATGCAAAATGTTTTTTTTGGTACCATATATACTAAAATAGTTAATGCAACCTGGTTTTTTTTGTACTCCCCTAATTCTAAACATCAATAGTGgtgaaaatgaaaaacaacatgtTGATGTGAAATGATGTAGATCTAATTTGTGTCAGTGACAAAAGCTATTGTATTGCATACTTACATCATTATATTATGCATGAATAGTTGCGACAAGTTTTTGGGGAATGTATTATAATGTGTATGAGAAGTTGGCTTATGATTCTTTCTCTATATTTTTATGCTTTTAGTTCTTCAATATTGAATGTATTTGTTCAATCCTTTCCAAAAGAAGAGGGACTTCAATGTTAGCTTTTATTTATTTGTCAAGTATGATGGATACTATAGgatattaaatcaaatcatttagaTATGCAATTTTTCTAAGGTCGACGCGAGGAATGATACTTGTAGGAAACGTAAACACCGAGTGCAAGAATAAGAATTGTTGCACCAGTGTATATTAGCGTTTGTTTATCTTCTTCATTGAACCTCTTAGCGTAATTAGTTACCGCTTGAGTAGTAGATAAAGCCGTGTCTTTGATTCTCGTTCTTGTTGATTCATGAAAGCTCTTTTTATCACTCTTTTTCTCATCATCGTTGTCATCGCCAAATTTATCATTGATcatttcctttcttttttctaTGTATGTTTTCATCTGAggaaaagtttcaacttttgcagattctttgttttcttcttcgGTTTCTTTTCATGTGGAGGGGTAGAATCATCCATCACACGTGGCTTTTCAGATTTTATGGTTTTCTTGAGATGATCCTTAGTTTCTTCCTTTACAAACTTGTGATTTTCCTTATTCTCTTCTTTTAGAGTTGATGTGGTTTCTTGTGTTTGAAGTTTTGCATCTTTTGTATCTGTGGCTTTATCGGGAGTTCCTTGATGTTGAATCTTTTGAGGCATAGACTCGTGTGTTCCTTCTGATGGAGTTGAAGTCTTGTGATGAGATTTATCCTTACTTTCAACTTTTGTAACCTCCGACTTTTGAGAAATTTCTTCTCGGCCCTTTTCATTTATAGACTCTTTTTGAGAAATTTCTTCACGACCCTTTTCATTTATAGACTCTTTTTGAGAAACTTCTTCTCGACCCTTTTGTGACAAAGATTCCTTTTGAGTTACAAACTCAGTATTAGAAATTTCTTCTTGACCTTTTTGAGAAATTCCGTCTTGACCCTTTTGAGTTATAGACTTTTTTGTGGCTACTTGTGAGTTCAAATTCTTATCATCTTTTGtaacttgatttttttgaaaattttcttcaAGACCCTTTTGAGATGTAGTCACTTTTTGCGCATCTTGGGGAGTCGCATCTTCTTTACTTTCTACATTTGATTTAGGATCTTGATGACAAGTGTTTTGTTGATCCTTTTGATTATTTACCTTAGCAACATTATTATCTTCACTTGGTTTTTGTTCTTGTTGAGGAGGAACTTTACCTGGAATAATTGGCATTATAGTAGTGACAGTTTTTCCATCAAACTTACCTCTAATATTGCCAATATCACCATGTTGTGGAACTTGATACTTTTTCTTGAATCGCATCCTTTTATTTAATCCAAATGATCTTTCACCAAAATCTTCCACCCTTCCAAAATCATACTTAACTTTAACACCCATATCTCCTCTTGTAAAACCTATAAGATTCATTCAataatttgcaaaaaaaaaaaaattaaagaatgaaataattttatttagcatttaaaataataaaaataaccataaaaaaatactaactattatcaattgttttaatttttggatGCAAACTTGACTCCATTTCTAAAAGCATCTTATTTAGTGCAATTGATCTTTCACCAAAACCTCCCCTTCCAAAATCATTCTCAACTTTAACACCAATATCTCCTTTTGTAGAACCTATAAGATTCATTCAataatttgcaaaaaaaaaattaaagaatgaAATCATCTTATTTagcatttaaaataataaaaataactatAAAAAATACTAACTATTATCAATTGTTTCAAAGAACTATGATAATGTTAAATTGGAACTTGAGGAAATTAGTTTCAATGAAATTGCTTTGTTTTCTTAGAAATGAAAACAATCTGAAAAGAGTGCTTTGAGGTGATATAGCTTCATGAATTTCCTTGAGTCATATGTGAGGTATAACTTGTTCAATGGAAGTTCTTTGTTTGGGtcatacattatatatatatatatatatatatatatatatatatatatatatatatatatatatatatatatatatatatatatatatatatatatatatatatatatatatatatatatatatatatatatatatatatatatagaaagtattttaaatttaaagttaAAGTTAGAGATTCTTTCAATTTATATTGCTAACATTTTTTAAAGTACAAAAATTAGAATGTGATAAATAAGGAAAAAGAACATGtactaacttttttattttaaaggaaaATCTGGTGGAATAAATATTTTCGCAAATGCATCTATGAAACATTTTCTTAACTGAATTATTTGGTAGTTTTCTcaaatattttctaatttaaatTACTTCCGCAGATGTATCTTCGGAAAAACCTAAATTTTGCAAAAAAAAGTACATTCGGAAATGTATCTACGAAGACATGGGACATAAATATAATTGCGTCGGTGCCCAACAATATTATGGGATTGATTGAGATATtctcaaattaaattaatttgtcCAGTAGTGATTGACACAACACTAAACTTGATAAGAAGGATATCGGTTCGATTCCAGTAACTGCGATTTAGAGGAGGTTGAAATCATTTGATACCATAATTAACCTCCGAA
Encoded proteins:
- the LOC131657231 gene encoding fluoride export protein 1-like isoform X1, with protein sequence MEHDVGVNKLQQLHLGASNSVTSEQMSPLLTNQREASQDVQHESNKELPKLLDYASYLIHLAVFGILGVLTRYTLDKLFGPSVGHVTSDRTILYLDLPSNMVGSFLMGWFGVVFKQDISNVSEYLAVALTTGYLGSLTTFSGWNQKMLELSVTGNWLFVVLGYLIGLFLVAFSIIFGIETAKGFKWLLRKPNMSSRTETSRDEIKVKAESFKNQLVVMLVLLLVLGLLWCVSGVLMISEFKNGETSFLWIACIVGPLGVWIRWLLAPLNRHGLGSTGLLNWIPFGTLIANVSAACIMAALATTKIYVNSRDCDTIIKGIQFGLLGCLSTVSTFVAEFHEMRESIHPWRAYVYTIITICSSFFLGILIFCIPIWRIDNGLRNFEN
- the LOC131657231 gene encoding fluoride export protein 1-like isoform X2, with protein sequence MEHDVGVNKLQQLHLGASNSVTSEQMSPLLTNQREASQDESNKELPKLLDYASYLIHLAVFGILGVLTRYTLDKLFGPSVGHVTSDRTILYLDLPSNMVGSFLMGWFGVVFKQDISNVSEYLAVALTTGYLGSLTTFSGWNQKMLELSVTGNWLFVVLGYLIGLFLVAFSIIFGIETAKGFKWLLRKPNMSSRTETSRDEIKVKAESFKNQLVVMLVLLLVLGLLWCVSGVLMISEFKNGETSFLWIACIVGPLGVWIRWLLAPLNRHGLGSTGLLNWIPFGTLIANVSAACIMAALATTKIYVNSRDCDTIIKGIQFGLLGCLSTVSTFVAEFHEMRESIHPWRAYVYTIITICSSFFLGILIFCIPIWRIDNGLRNFEN
- the LOC131657232 gene encoding uncharacterized protein LOC131657232 is translated as MESTLHPKIESMDTQESHLFIVHIPDGFATGDIGAKVEYDFGRVRVFGERSIGSNKMIRFNEKHQVPSHCDIGNIIGKFDGKTVTIIMPNIPSKVPQQNTSHHQDPKKTFIEKGKEMINDKFRDDNDDDEKKSNEKSFPESFLAKRFNEENRQKLIYTGATILVVALDVYASYKYRSSRRT